In Castanea sativa cultivar Marrone di Chiusa Pesio chromosome 6, ASM4071231v1, a single window of DNA contains:
- the LOC142638866 gene encoding uncharacterized protein LOC142638866 isoform X2 yields MILNSAVCIGMAVPCTCRPPFLLRPMCLSSNINTEQLRAQLDQLHSEAARTTAKEAAEKIQRQAAISVQTGKENDARELLIQKKKVKQALEKSKSRIELLDELSTKLNKAISLKESQLVGNVALDFEVGNENAPSPVRIITPKQENKEDLNENVEVEPHVLELDGQQDLQLCSEIEESLPVGKEPEDIQASLSVGIWDDNDPISGLSGISSYDEFLEHIDQELSKIEAELVTVLRVSTLVLDSKETPKNSKVQQTQELLESICGIRKRIASIKLTKVETR; encoded by the exons ATGATATTGAACTCAGCTGTATGCATTGGCATGGCTGTCCCTTGCACTTGCAGGCCTCCATTTTTATTAAGGCCCATGTGCTTAAGCTCCAACATTAACACAGAGCAGCTACGTGCCCAGCTTGATCAGCTTCACTCTGAGGCAGCAAGAACCACAGCCAAAG AAGCAGCTGAGAAGATTCAACGACAAGCAGCTATTAGTGTCCAAACTGGGAAGGAAAATGATGCAAGAGAACTACTTATTCAGAAGAAGAAGGTTAAGCAAGCTTTGGAGAAGTCAAAGAGCCGCATTGAATTGCTTGATGAGCTTTCCACAAAGCTTAACAAG GCCATATCTCTGAAAGAAAGTCAGCTGGTTGGGAATGTTGCTTTGGATTTTGAAGTCGGCAATGAAAATGCACCCAGTCCTGTTCGGATTATAACACCAAAGCAGGAAAATAAAGAAGATCTGAATGAGAACGTAGAAGTTGAGCCTCATGTGCTGGAACTTGATGGCCAACAGGATTTGCAGCTTTGTTCAGAGATTGAAGAAAGCCTACCTGTTGGTAAGGAGCCAGAGGATATTCAAGCTTCTTTGAGTGTTGGCATTTGGGACGATAATGACCCAATCAGTGGCTTGAGTGGAATATCTTCTTATGATGAATTCTTGGAACATATAGATCAAGAGCTGAGCAAAATTGAAGCAGAACTTGTCACCGTCTTGAGGGTCTCAACCTTGGTACTAGATAGCAAAGAGACACCAAAAAATTCAAAGGTGCAGCAAACTCAGGAACTTCTTGAGAGCATCTGTGGGATTAGAAAAAG AATTGCAAGTATCAAGTTGACAAAGGTAGAGACCAGATGA
- the LOC142638866 gene encoding uncharacterized protein LOC142638866 isoform X1: protein MILNSAVCIGMAVPCTCRPPFLLRPMCLSSNINTEQLRAQLDQLHSEAARTTAKANSARLRLLRLSEAAEKIQRQAAISVQTGKENDARELLIQKKKVKQALEKSKSRIELLDELSTKLNKAISLKESQLVGNVALDFEVGNENAPSPVRIITPKQENKEDLNENVEVEPHVLELDGQQDLQLCSEIEESLPVGKEPEDIQASLSVGIWDDNDPISGLSGISSYDEFLEHIDQELSKIEAELVTVLRVSTLVLDSKETPKNSKVQQTQELLESICGIRKRIASIKLTKVETR, encoded by the exons ATGATATTGAACTCAGCTGTATGCATTGGCATGGCTGTCCCTTGCACTTGCAGGCCTCCATTTTTATTAAGGCCCATGTGCTTAAGCTCCAACATTAACACAGAGCAGCTACGTGCCCAGCTTGATCAGCTTCACTCTGAGGCAGCAAGAACCACAGCCAAAG CAAACAGTGCAAGATTGAGGCTTCTGCGATTATCAGAAGCAGCTGAGAAGATTCAACGACAAGCAGCTATTAGTGTCCAAACTGGGAAGGAAAATGATGCAAGAGAACTACTTATTCAGAAGAAGAAGGTTAAGCAAGCTTTGGAGAAGTCAAAGAGCCGCATTGAATTGCTTGATGAGCTTTCCACAAAGCTTAACAAG GCCATATCTCTGAAAGAAAGTCAGCTGGTTGGGAATGTTGCTTTGGATTTTGAAGTCGGCAATGAAAATGCACCCAGTCCTGTTCGGATTATAACACCAAAGCAGGAAAATAAAGAAGATCTGAATGAGAACGTAGAAGTTGAGCCTCATGTGCTGGAACTTGATGGCCAACAGGATTTGCAGCTTTGTTCAGAGATTGAAGAAAGCCTACCTGTTGGTAAGGAGCCAGAGGATATTCAAGCTTCTTTGAGTGTTGGCATTTGGGACGATAATGACCCAATCAGTGGCTTGAGTGGAATATCTTCTTATGATGAATTCTTGGAACATATAGATCAAGAGCTGAGCAAAATTGAAGCAGAACTTGTCACCGTCTTGAGGGTCTCAACCTTGGTACTAGATAGCAAAGAGACACCAAAAAATTCAAAGGTGCAGCAAACTCAGGAACTTCTTGAGAGCATCTGTGGGATTAGAAAAAG AATTGCAAGTATCAAGTTGACAAAGGTAGAGACCAGATGA
- the LOC142638849 gene encoding two-pore potassium channel 3-like → MDEPLLSEKQEIEEEKPSRPSSQLQLPSQNNHQDSDLNLIANLSNKMKMGLRRGDSLPKYLIGLRENNAKVNPPEPQASSPTIVPLAFVGVVLYVIIVVTIFMTSGSFRGNTTFKPVDALYFTVVTLCTVGYGDIVPDSTFTKLFTCFYIIVGFVIFEFLLNSFVTHICNKQEEVLLSSVDENKYKNLFHSYMIDTKKGRVRIRTKVGLASGVVIGCIAIGTITVHFVEGMSWVDGFYLSITSVTTVGYGDYAFTTIEGRCFAIIWLLVSTLAVAKAFLYLTELRIERRNRRFAQWILHKKITARDLVAADLDHDGTISKAEFIIYKLTMMRRITQRETLQIAKEFDLQDTRHFGKLTLNDILNMEAE, encoded by the exons ATGGATGAACCTCTTCTATCTGAGAAACaagaaatagaagaagaaaagccTTCCAGACCCTCCTCTCAACTCCAATTACCATCACAAAATAATCATCAAGATTCTGATTTAAACCTCATAGCCAACTTGAGCAACAAAATGAAGATGGGCCTGCGGCGCGGTGATTCTCTTCCAAAATATTTGATTGGCTTAAGGGAAAATAATGCTAAGGTGAATCCCCCTGAACCACAAGCATCATCTCCTACAATCGTCCCGTTAGCATTTGTTGGTGTCGTTTTATATGTCATAATTGTAGTTACAATATTCATGACAAGTGGGAGTTTTAGAGGTAACACCACATTTAAGCCAGTAGACGCCTTGTACTTCACTGTGGTCACACTTTGCACTGTTGGTTATGGTGACATTGTACCAGACTCCACTTTTACTAAACTGTTCACATGTTTTTACATTATAGTTGGTTTTGTAATCTTTGAATTCTTGCTCAATTCATTCGTTACACACATTTGTAACAAACAAGAGGAAGTTTTGTTGAGTAGCGTGGATGAGAATAAGTACAAGAATTTGTTTCATTCATATATGATAGATACTAAAAAAGGAAGAGTGAGGATAAGAACTAAAGTGGGGTTGGCTTCTGGGGTTGTGATTGGATGTATTGCTATAGGAACAATTACAGTGCATTTCGTAGAGGGAATGAGTTGGGTTGATGGGTTTTATCTCTCAATTACATCAGTGACAACAGTTGGTTATGGGGATTATGCTTTCACAACAATTGAAGGAAGGTGTTTTGCAATTATTTGGCTATTGGTAAGCACATTAGCTGTTGCCAAGGCATTCTTATACCTTACCGAGCTTAGGATTGAAAGGAGGAATCGTAGATTTGCACAATGGATTCTTCATAAGAAGATCACTGCCAGGGATTTGGTTGCTGCAGACCTCGATCATGATGGTACTATCAG TAAAGCCGAATTCATCATATACAAGCTCACGATGATGAGAAGGATAACACAAAGAGAGACCCTGCAGATTGCCAAAGAATTTGATTTACAGGACACTAGACATTTTGGCAAACTTACTCTGAATGACATCCTGAATATGGAAGCTGAATGA